In Raphanus sativus cultivar WK10039 chromosome 5, ASM80110v3, whole genome shotgun sequence, the following proteins share a genomic window:
- the LOC108857024 gene encoding uncharacterized protein LOC108857024, translated as MCYKKILQPVIPPPKLPAAEVTVTTEVVATASVRDDGGEKKVCVCSPSKHPRSFKCRYHHHEYQWLPSSSSSSSSSSSSSLQK; from the coding sequence ATGTGCTACAAAAAGATTCTCCAACCTGTTATTCCACCGCCAAAGTTACCGGCGGCAGAAGTGACGGTGACGACGGAGGTGGTAGCCACCGCGAGTGTCCGCGACGATGGCGGTGAAAAGAAGGTGTGTGTGTGTTCACCGTCGAAGCATCCAAGATCGTTCAAGTGTAGGTATCATCATCATGAATATCAATggcttccttcttcttcttcttcgtcctcttcgtcttcttcttcttccctccaaaAATGA
- the LOC108857022 gene encoding uncharacterized protein LOC108857022: protein MVMDREERRKRIMERGSDRLALITGQVHNFDPSSPSSSSSSSDSHQRTFSESFMPQAQSRHLIQESPSLKYHFKEEVKAREEPKLSTIVHKPIKSEPTEPEEARSVKSQRPRSSFSSKKLNASIISSERSRSLSSLTIAAFVILLPGFNIIRSDTILTMKPLWLLLLTDCAIVVSHLTMEVSGGGSSHEIEEEEVKSKNGNNGEKWSDAEKLLERGVVLYRALRGMLIDCSLYMVVVICGAYLT from the exons ATGGTGATGGAtagagaagagaggagaaaaAGAATAATGGAAAGAGGATCAGATCGTTTAGCTCTAATCACTGGCCAAGTACATAACTTTGATCCTTCCTCACCgtcgtcttcttcctcatcatcagaTTCACACCAACGTACATTCAGCGAATCTTTCATGCCACAGGCTCAATCTCGTCATCTGATTCAAGAAAGCCCGTCTCTTAAGTATCATTTCAAAG AGGAAGTAAAGGCAAGAGAAGAACCAAAACTCTCGACCATAGTTCACAAACCAATAAAAAGTGAACCAACAGAACCAGAAGAAGCAAGATCAGTGAAGAGTCAGCGACCTAGGAGTTCCTTCAGCTCCAAGAAACTCAATGCTAGCATCATAAGCTCAGAAAGAAGTCGGAGTTTAAGCTCCCTCACAATAGCTGCGTTTGTGATTTTACTCCCGGGATTTAACATCATAAGATCAGACACGATCTTAACTATGAAACCTCTTTGGTTGCTTCTGCTTACTGATTGTGCTATAGTAGTGTCTCATCTCACCATGGAAGTTTCTGGAGGAGGATCGAGTCATgaaattgaagaagaagaagttaagAGTAAAAATGGTAATAATGGAGAGAAATGGTCTGATGCAGAGAAGCTTCTAGAAAGAGGAGTTGTTCTGTATCGAGCTCTTCGTGGAATGTTAATAGATTGTAGTCTTTATATGGTGGTTGTTATCTGTGGAGCCTATCTTACATGA
- the LOC108862889 gene encoding coatomer subunit beta'-2 isoform X1, whose translation MPLRLEIKKKLAQRSERVKCVDLHPTEPWILASLYSGTLCIWNYQTQVMAKSFEVTDLPVRSAKFIARKQWVVAGADDMHIRVYNYNTMDKVKVFEAHSDYIRCVAVHPTLPYVLSSSDDMLIKLWDWEKGWACTQIFEGHSHYVMQVTFNPKDTNTFASASLDRTIKIWNLGSPDPNFTLDAHQKGVNCVDYFTGGDKPYLITGSDDHTAKVWDYQTKSCVQTLDGHTHNVSAVCFHPELPIIITGSEDGTVRIWHATTYRLENTLNYGLERVWAIGYIKSSRRVVIGYDEGTIMVKLGREIPVASMDSTGKIIWAKHNEIQTANIKSIGAGYEVTDGERLPLAVKELGTCDLYPQSLKHNPNGRFVVVCGDGEYIIYTALAWRNRSFGSGLEFVWSSEGECAVRESSSKIKTFSKNFQEKKSVRPTFSAEKIFGGTLLAICSSDFICFYDWAECRLIQRIDVTVKNLYWADSGDLLAIASDTSFYILKYNRDLVSAHFDSGRSTEEEGVEDAFEVLHENDERVRTGLWVGDCFIYNNSSSKLNYCVGGEVTTMYHLDRPMYLLGYLASQSRVFLVDKEFNVIGYTLLLSLIEYKTLVMRGDLDKASEILPTIPKDQHNSVAHFLESRGMIEDALDIATDPDYRFELAIQLGRLEIAQEIAVEVQSESKWKQLGELAMSSGKLELAEECMKYAMDLSGLLLLYSSLGDAEGVSKLATLAREQGKNNVAFLCLFMLGKLEDCLDLLVESNRIPEAALMARSYLPSKVSEIVALWRKDLSKINSKAAESLADPEEYSNLFDDWQVALSVEAKAAETRGVYSAAENYPSHADRSSMTLVEAFRNLQVEEEESFENGDMDHEQEEVVAEEENGDEEKNEVVVDGDSTDGAVLVNGSEAEEEWDTNNEGNPSA comes from the exons ATG CCTCTAAGACTCGAGATCAAG aAAAAATTAGCTCAAAGGTCTGAGAGAGTCAAATGTGTGGATCTGCATCCTACAGAACCATG GATTCTAGCGAGTTTGTACTCTGGAACCTTGTGTATTTGGAACTACCAGACACAG GTGATGGCAAAGTCTTTCGAGGTGACCGATTTACCAG TTCGGTCAGCCAAGTTTATAGCACGGAAGCAATGGGTTGTGGCAGGAGCTGATGATATGCATATCCGTGTATACAATTACAATACCATGGATAAGGTTAAAGTGTTTGAGGCTCACTCTGACTACATTAGATGCGTTGCTGTTCATCCAACCCTTCCGTATGTGCTGTCATCTTCTGATGATATGCTCATTAAGCTCTGGGACTGGGAAAAGGGTTGGGCTTGCACTCAGATATTCGAGGGACACTCGCACTACGTGATGCAAGTCACATTTAATCCAAAAGACACCAACACTTTTGCCAGTGCATCACTCGATCGTACCATAAAG ATCTGGAATCTTGGTTCTCCAGACCCAAATTTTACATTGGATGCCCATCAGAAAGGAGTGAACTGCGTAGACTATTTCACTGGTGGTGACAAGCCCTATTTGATTACCGGCTCTGATGATCACACTGCTAAG GTCTGGGACTATCAAACAAAGAGTTGTGTCCAGACCCTTGACGGGCACACACACAATGTTTCTGCCGTATGTTTCCATCCAGAGCTTCCAATTATAATCACAGGTTCGGAAGATGGTACCGTTCGAATTTGGCATGCAACTACGTACAG GCTAGAGAACACATTAAATTATGGCCTCGAGAGAGTTTGGGCCATTGGCTACATTAAAAGTTCACGCCG GGTTGTGATCGGATATGATGAAGGAACAATCATGGTTAAACTTGGAAGAGAAATTCCTGTCGCTAGCATGGATAGTACCGGAAAAATCATATGGGCTAAGCATAATGAAATTCAAACTGCGAACATCAAAAGTATCGGTGCAGGTTACGAG GTTACTGATGGAGAGAGGTTGCCCTTGGCTGTTAAAGAGCTGGGGACTTGTGATCTTTATCCACAA AGCTTGAAGCACAATCCGAATGGGAGGTTTGTCGTAGTCTGTGGAGACGGGGAGTATATAATCTACACGGCCTTGGCTTGGAGAAATAGGTCATTTGGTTCTGGACTTGAATTCGTTTGGTCGTCTGAGGGGGAGTGTGCGGTTAGAGAAAGCTCATCAAAGATTAAGACATTTAGCAAAAATTTCCAG gagAAAAAGAGTGTCCGCCCTACTTTCTCAGCTGAGAAGATCTTTGGGGGAACCTTGTTAGCTATATGTTCAAGTGATTTCATTTGCTTTTATGATTGGGCTGAATGTAGGCTGATTCAACGTATTGACGTCACTGTAAAG AATCTTTATTGGGCTGACAGTGGAGATTTACTAGCTATTGCTAGTGACACGTCATTCTACATCTTGAAATACAAC CGCGACTTAGTTTCCGCACATTTTGATAGTGGAAGGTCAACTGAGGAAGAAGGTGTTGAGGATGCATTTGAGGTTCTCCATGAGAATGATGAACGTGTTAGGACAGGTCTATGGGTTGGTGACTGTTTCATTTACAACAACTCTTCTTCAAAGCTTAACTATTGTGTCGGAGGCGAG GTAACCACAATGTATCATTTGGACCGCCCAATGTATTTGTTGGGCTATCTCGCAAGTCAAAGTCGGGTGTTCCTGGTTGACAAAGAATTCAA TGTTATAGGATACACCTTGCTGCTAAGCCTGATTGAGTACAAGACTCTTGTGATGCGAGGTGATCTAGACAAAGCTAGTGAAATCTTACCTACTATTCCTAAAGATCAGCATAACAG TGTTGCTCATTTCCTGGAGTCACGGGGAATGATTGAAGATGCTCTGGACATTGCAACCGACCCTGACTACAGATTTGAGTTGGCCATACAACTGGGAAGACTTGAAATCGCGCAG GAAATCGCTGTAGAAGTACAGAGCGAGTCTAAGTGGAAGCAATTAGGAGAGTTAGCCATGTCCTCTGGGAAG CTTGAATTGGCAGAGGAATGCATGAAGTATGCGATGGATTTGAGTGGTTTGTTACTGCTTTATTCTTCTCTGGGAGATGCTGAAGGCGTGTCAAAACTTGCAACACTTGCTAGAGAACAAGGGAAGAACAATGTCGCCTTTCTTTGCCTGTTCATGCTGGGTAAATTGGAAGATTGTTTGGACTTATTAGTGGAGAG TAACCGGATACCAGAAGCTGCTTTGATGGCAAGATCATATCTTCCAAGCAAAGTATCTGAGATAGTAGCTCTGTGGAGGAAAGATTTGAGCAAG ATTAATTCAAAAGCAGCAGAATCTTTGGCTGATCCTGAGGAGTACTCAAATCTTTTTGATGATTGGCAAGTTGCTCTTTCCGTCGAAGCAAAAGCTGCAGAGACAAG GGGAGTTTATTCAGCTGCCGAAAACTATCCTAGCCATGCTGATAGATCATCCATGACCCTAGTGGAAGCCTTTAGAAACTTGCAAGTTGAGGAAGAGGAATCATTTGAAAATGGAGACATGGATCATGAG CAGGAGGAGGTAGtagcagaagaagaaaatggagatGAAGAAAAGAATGAAGTGGTTGTTGATGGTGACTCAACCGATGGAGCAGTGCTTGTAAACGGAAGTGAGGCTGAAGAAGAGTGGGATACGAATAATGAAGGAAACCCATCAGCTTAA
- the LOC108862889 gene encoding coatomer subunit beta'-2 isoform X2, with protein MPLRLEIKKKLAQRSERVKCVDLHPTEPWILASLYSGTLCIWNYQTQVMAKSFEVTDLPVRSAKFIARKQWVVAGADDMHIRVYNYNTMDKVKVFEAHSDYIRCVAVHPTLPYVLSSSDDMLIKLWDWEKGWACTQIFEGHSHYVMQVTFNPKDTNTFASASLDRTIKIWNLGSPDPNFTLDAHQKGVNCVDYFTGGDKPYLITGSDDHTAKVWDYQTKSCVQTLDGHTHNVSAVCFHPELPIIITGSEDGTVRIWHATTYRLENTLNYGLERVWAIGYIKSSRRVVIGYDEGTIMVKLGREIPVASMDSTGKIIWAKHNEIQTANIKSIGAGYEVTDGERLPLAVKELGTCDLYPQSLKHNPNGRFVVVCGDGEYIIYTALAWRNRSFGSGLEFVWSSEGECAVRESSSKIKTFSKNFQEKKSVRPTFSAEKIFGGTLLAICSSDFICFYDWAECRLIQRIDVTVKNLYWADSGDLLAIASDTSFYILKYNRDLVSAHFDSGRSTEEEGVEDAFEVLHENDERVRTGLWVGDCFIYNNSSSKLNYCVGGEVTTMYHLDRPMYLLGYLASQSRVFLVDKEFNVIGYTLLLSLIEYKTLVMRGDLDKASEILPTIPKDQHNSVAHFLESRGMIEDALDIATDPDYRFELAIQLGRLEIAQEIAVEVQSESKWKQLGELAMSSGKLELAEECMKYAMDLSGLLLLYSSLGDAEGVSKLATLAREQGKNNVAFLCLFMLGKLEDCLDLLVESNRIPEAALMARSYLPSKVSEIVALWRKDLSKINSKAAESLADPEEYSNLFDDWQVALSVEAKAAETRGVYSAAENYPSHADRSSMTLVEAFRNLQVEEEESFENGDMDHEEEVVAEEENGDEEKNEVVVDGDSTDGAVLVNGSEAEEEWDTNNEGNPSA; from the exons ATG CCTCTAAGACTCGAGATCAAG aAAAAATTAGCTCAAAGGTCTGAGAGAGTCAAATGTGTGGATCTGCATCCTACAGAACCATG GATTCTAGCGAGTTTGTACTCTGGAACCTTGTGTATTTGGAACTACCAGACACAG GTGATGGCAAAGTCTTTCGAGGTGACCGATTTACCAG TTCGGTCAGCCAAGTTTATAGCACGGAAGCAATGGGTTGTGGCAGGAGCTGATGATATGCATATCCGTGTATACAATTACAATACCATGGATAAGGTTAAAGTGTTTGAGGCTCACTCTGACTACATTAGATGCGTTGCTGTTCATCCAACCCTTCCGTATGTGCTGTCATCTTCTGATGATATGCTCATTAAGCTCTGGGACTGGGAAAAGGGTTGGGCTTGCACTCAGATATTCGAGGGACACTCGCACTACGTGATGCAAGTCACATTTAATCCAAAAGACACCAACACTTTTGCCAGTGCATCACTCGATCGTACCATAAAG ATCTGGAATCTTGGTTCTCCAGACCCAAATTTTACATTGGATGCCCATCAGAAAGGAGTGAACTGCGTAGACTATTTCACTGGTGGTGACAAGCCCTATTTGATTACCGGCTCTGATGATCACACTGCTAAG GTCTGGGACTATCAAACAAAGAGTTGTGTCCAGACCCTTGACGGGCACACACACAATGTTTCTGCCGTATGTTTCCATCCAGAGCTTCCAATTATAATCACAGGTTCGGAAGATGGTACCGTTCGAATTTGGCATGCAACTACGTACAG GCTAGAGAACACATTAAATTATGGCCTCGAGAGAGTTTGGGCCATTGGCTACATTAAAAGTTCACGCCG GGTTGTGATCGGATATGATGAAGGAACAATCATGGTTAAACTTGGAAGAGAAATTCCTGTCGCTAGCATGGATAGTACCGGAAAAATCATATGGGCTAAGCATAATGAAATTCAAACTGCGAACATCAAAAGTATCGGTGCAGGTTACGAG GTTACTGATGGAGAGAGGTTGCCCTTGGCTGTTAAAGAGCTGGGGACTTGTGATCTTTATCCACAA AGCTTGAAGCACAATCCGAATGGGAGGTTTGTCGTAGTCTGTGGAGACGGGGAGTATATAATCTACACGGCCTTGGCTTGGAGAAATAGGTCATTTGGTTCTGGACTTGAATTCGTTTGGTCGTCTGAGGGGGAGTGTGCGGTTAGAGAAAGCTCATCAAAGATTAAGACATTTAGCAAAAATTTCCAG gagAAAAAGAGTGTCCGCCCTACTTTCTCAGCTGAGAAGATCTTTGGGGGAACCTTGTTAGCTATATGTTCAAGTGATTTCATTTGCTTTTATGATTGGGCTGAATGTAGGCTGATTCAACGTATTGACGTCACTGTAAAG AATCTTTATTGGGCTGACAGTGGAGATTTACTAGCTATTGCTAGTGACACGTCATTCTACATCTTGAAATACAAC CGCGACTTAGTTTCCGCACATTTTGATAGTGGAAGGTCAACTGAGGAAGAAGGTGTTGAGGATGCATTTGAGGTTCTCCATGAGAATGATGAACGTGTTAGGACAGGTCTATGGGTTGGTGACTGTTTCATTTACAACAACTCTTCTTCAAAGCTTAACTATTGTGTCGGAGGCGAG GTAACCACAATGTATCATTTGGACCGCCCAATGTATTTGTTGGGCTATCTCGCAAGTCAAAGTCGGGTGTTCCTGGTTGACAAAGAATTCAA TGTTATAGGATACACCTTGCTGCTAAGCCTGATTGAGTACAAGACTCTTGTGATGCGAGGTGATCTAGACAAAGCTAGTGAAATCTTACCTACTATTCCTAAAGATCAGCATAACAG TGTTGCTCATTTCCTGGAGTCACGGGGAATGATTGAAGATGCTCTGGACATTGCAACCGACCCTGACTACAGATTTGAGTTGGCCATACAACTGGGAAGACTTGAAATCGCGCAG GAAATCGCTGTAGAAGTACAGAGCGAGTCTAAGTGGAAGCAATTAGGAGAGTTAGCCATGTCCTCTGGGAAG CTTGAATTGGCAGAGGAATGCATGAAGTATGCGATGGATTTGAGTGGTTTGTTACTGCTTTATTCTTCTCTGGGAGATGCTGAAGGCGTGTCAAAACTTGCAACACTTGCTAGAGAACAAGGGAAGAACAATGTCGCCTTTCTTTGCCTGTTCATGCTGGGTAAATTGGAAGATTGTTTGGACTTATTAGTGGAGAG TAACCGGATACCAGAAGCTGCTTTGATGGCAAGATCATATCTTCCAAGCAAAGTATCTGAGATAGTAGCTCTGTGGAGGAAAGATTTGAGCAAG ATTAATTCAAAAGCAGCAGAATCTTTGGCTGATCCTGAGGAGTACTCAAATCTTTTTGATGATTGGCAAGTTGCTCTTTCCGTCGAAGCAAAAGCTGCAGAGACAAG GGGAGTTTATTCAGCTGCCGAAAACTATCCTAGCCATGCTGATAGATCATCCATGACCCTAGTGGAAGCCTTTAGAAACTTGCAAGTTGAGGAAGAGGAATCATTTGAAAATGGAGACATGGATCATGAG GAGGAGGTAGtagcagaagaagaaaatggagatGAAGAAAAGAATGAAGTGGTTGTTGATGGTGACTCAACCGATGGAGCAGTGCTTGTAAACGGAAGTGAGGCTGAAGAAGAGTGGGATACGAATAATGAAGGAAACCCATCAGCTTAA
- the LOC108862889 gene encoding coatomer subunit beta'-2 isoform X3 — MPLRLEIKKKLAQRSERVKCVDLHPTEPWILASLYSGTLCIWNYQTQVMAKSFEVTDLPVRSAKFIARKQWVVAGADDMHIRVYNYNTMDKVKVFEAHSDYIRCVAVHPTLPYVLSSSDDMLIKLWDWEKGWACTQIFEGHSHYVMQVTFNPKDTNTFASASLDRTIKIWNLGSPDPNFTLDAHQKGVNCVDYFTGGDKPYLITGSDDHTAKVWDYQTKSCVQTLDGHTHNVSAVCFHPELPIIITGSEDGTVRIWHATTYRLENTLNYGLERVWAIGYIKSSRRVVIGYDEGTIMVKLGREIPVASMDSTGKIIWAKHNEIQTANIKSIGAGYEVTDGERLPLAVKELGTCDLYPQSLKHNPNGRFVVVCGDGEYIIYTALAWRNRSFGSGLEFVWSSEGECAVRESSSKIKTFSKNFQEKKSVRPTFSAEKIFGGTLLAICSSDFICFYDWAECRLIQRIDVTVKNLYWADSGDLLAIASDTSFYILKYNRDLVSAHFDSGRSTEEEGVEDAFEVLHENDERVRTGLWVGDCFIYNNSSSKLNYCVGGEVTTMYHLDRPMYLLGYLASQSRVFLVDKEFNVIGYTLLLSLIEYKTLVMRGDLDKASEILPTIPKDQHNSVAHFLESRGMIEDALDIATDPDYRFELAIQLGRLEIAQEIAVEVQSESKWKQLGELAMSSGKLELAEECMKYAMDLSGLLLLYSSLGDAEGVSKLATLAREQGKNNVAFLCLFMLGKLEDCLDLLVESNRIPEAALMARSYLPSKVSEIVALWRKDLSKINSKAAESLADPEEYSNLFDDWQVALSVEAKAAETRGVYSAAENYPSHADRSSMTLVEAFRNLQVEEEESFENGDMDHEEVVAEEENGDEEKNEVVVDGDSTDGAVLVNGSEAEEEWDTNNEGNPSA; from the exons ATG CCTCTAAGACTCGAGATCAAG aAAAAATTAGCTCAAAGGTCTGAGAGAGTCAAATGTGTGGATCTGCATCCTACAGAACCATG GATTCTAGCGAGTTTGTACTCTGGAACCTTGTGTATTTGGAACTACCAGACACAG GTGATGGCAAAGTCTTTCGAGGTGACCGATTTACCAG TTCGGTCAGCCAAGTTTATAGCACGGAAGCAATGGGTTGTGGCAGGAGCTGATGATATGCATATCCGTGTATACAATTACAATACCATGGATAAGGTTAAAGTGTTTGAGGCTCACTCTGACTACATTAGATGCGTTGCTGTTCATCCAACCCTTCCGTATGTGCTGTCATCTTCTGATGATATGCTCATTAAGCTCTGGGACTGGGAAAAGGGTTGGGCTTGCACTCAGATATTCGAGGGACACTCGCACTACGTGATGCAAGTCACATTTAATCCAAAAGACACCAACACTTTTGCCAGTGCATCACTCGATCGTACCATAAAG ATCTGGAATCTTGGTTCTCCAGACCCAAATTTTACATTGGATGCCCATCAGAAAGGAGTGAACTGCGTAGACTATTTCACTGGTGGTGACAAGCCCTATTTGATTACCGGCTCTGATGATCACACTGCTAAG GTCTGGGACTATCAAACAAAGAGTTGTGTCCAGACCCTTGACGGGCACACACACAATGTTTCTGCCGTATGTTTCCATCCAGAGCTTCCAATTATAATCACAGGTTCGGAAGATGGTACCGTTCGAATTTGGCATGCAACTACGTACAG GCTAGAGAACACATTAAATTATGGCCTCGAGAGAGTTTGGGCCATTGGCTACATTAAAAGTTCACGCCG GGTTGTGATCGGATATGATGAAGGAACAATCATGGTTAAACTTGGAAGAGAAATTCCTGTCGCTAGCATGGATAGTACCGGAAAAATCATATGGGCTAAGCATAATGAAATTCAAACTGCGAACATCAAAAGTATCGGTGCAGGTTACGAG GTTACTGATGGAGAGAGGTTGCCCTTGGCTGTTAAAGAGCTGGGGACTTGTGATCTTTATCCACAA AGCTTGAAGCACAATCCGAATGGGAGGTTTGTCGTAGTCTGTGGAGACGGGGAGTATATAATCTACACGGCCTTGGCTTGGAGAAATAGGTCATTTGGTTCTGGACTTGAATTCGTTTGGTCGTCTGAGGGGGAGTGTGCGGTTAGAGAAAGCTCATCAAAGATTAAGACATTTAGCAAAAATTTCCAG gagAAAAAGAGTGTCCGCCCTACTTTCTCAGCTGAGAAGATCTTTGGGGGAACCTTGTTAGCTATATGTTCAAGTGATTTCATTTGCTTTTATGATTGGGCTGAATGTAGGCTGATTCAACGTATTGACGTCACTGTAAAG AATCTTTATTGGGCTGACAGTGGAGATTTACTAGCTATTGCTAGTGACACGTCATTCTACATCTTGAAATACAAC CGCGACTTAGTTTCCGCACATTTTGATAGTGGAAGGTCAACTGAGGAAGAAGGTGTTGAGGATGCATTTGAGGTTCTCCATGAGAATGATGAACGTGTTAGGACAGGTCTATGGGTTGGTGACTGTTTCATTTACAACAACTCTTCTTCAAAGCTTAACTATTGTGTCGGAGGCGAG GTAACCACAATGTATCATTTGGACCGCCCAATGTATTTGTTGGGCTATCTCGCAAGTCAAAGTCGGGTGTTCCTGGTTGACAAAGAATTCAA TGTTATAGGATACACCTTGCTGCTAAGCCTGATTGAGTACAAGACTCTTGTGATGCGAGGTGATCTAGACAAAGCTAGTGAAATCTTACCTACTATTCCTAAAGATCAGCATAACAG TGTTGCTCATTTCCTGGAGTCACGGGGAATGATTGAAGATGCTCTGGACATTGCAACCGACCCTGACTACAGATTTGAGTTGGCCATACAACTGGGAAGACTTGAAATCGCGCAG GAAATCGCTGTAGAAGTACAGAGCGAGTCTAAGTGGAAGCAATTAGGAGAGTTAGCCATGTCCTCTGGGAAG CTTGAATTGGCAGAGGAATGCATGAAGTATGCGATGGATTTGAGTGGTTTGTTACTGCTTTATTCTTCTCTGGGAGATGCTGAAGGCGTGTCAAAACTTGCAACACTTGCTAGAGAACAAGGGAAGAACAATGTCGCCTTTCTTTGCCTGTTCATGCTGGGTAAATTGGAAGATTGTTTGGACTTATTAGTGGAGAG TAACCGGATACCAGAAGCTGCTTTGATGGCAAGATCATATCTTCCAAGCAAAGTATCTGAGATAGTAGCTCTGTGGAGGAAAGATTTGAGCAAG ATTAATTCAAAAGCAGCAGAATCTTTGGCTGATCCTGAGGAGTACTCAAATCTTTTTGATGATTGGCAAGTTGCTCTTTCCGTCGAAGCAAAAGCTGCAGAGACAAG GGGAGTTTATTCAGCTGCCGAAAACTATCCTAGCCATGCTGATAGATCATCCATGACCCTAGTGGAAGCCTTTAGAAACTTGCAAGTTGAGGAAGAGGAATCATTTGAAAATGGAGACATGGATCATGAG GAGGTAGtagcagaagaagaaaatggagatGAAGAAAAGAATGAAGTGGTTGTTGATGGTGACTCAACCGATGGAGCAGTGCTTGTAAACGGAAGTGAGGCTGAAGAAGAGTGGGATACGAATAATGAAGGAAACCCATCAGCTTAA